One segment of Anopheles stephensi strain Indian chromosome 3, UCI_ANSTEP_V1.0, whole genome shotgun sequence DNA contains the following:
- the LOC118510010 gene encoding uncharacterized protein LOC118510010: MLKAANTRSVSIRFIDITAENRYPNVTTIFTPRQFAKLCTVLDFACPGASKLLGDVSRHRYMNSTISWLLLSRNTTRELATLLQRTLWNVSGIQMNSDLITAVETAEQEVFNVFDIYSKGRHLCKDIYQTLLGKWSNESGIRLTSNDSTYQIRRNFNFLQLRGVTVIDRENVTSDQVDRLLSEPGLTKGIVAFVKYHYALLVVLRDFHNFTIKYRPTRGWAGRLRSGYRLGLLGVVQRHETDVAATGIIMRLSRQPELDSIHYSWAFETGFIYKITPDIGSKSEGNGFVAPFSPSVWVTFLLSLALSVVVLKCLAKLSERSPFQHSERTRATMAYVLDVMSCVAQQGVPNVSRLVPARVAVMVLLVANLVLYNYYTSTVVSGLLSSKMIGPESIPQVIDSPLKLSLTDTGYHRILLREQTLPYSTRMHDRKALPPRSPDDLPLFTDVEHAVPYLRRGGHVLHCELTEVYPTIANQFTANEICELRTVEGLYKYDIRVMAFVLPKHSMYSELFKITLMRAQETGIVKRIYRIHKIAKPICQGSATVYSVELTEVSLAFIILGVGIALSGLIYLVEKRESRIMFQFLTVFVCFWTTCWSFSLQVEMLKAILLHKHTNQALVVGCNVDFMLLAKELILDGVYVRSERHFESNETISTISSTLSKSSESFTIIADIDCPAVQTYFEEDFSEAHFDGFRTWILLANEFTLQDLSLQKKAALCLRLDSDVLWVQQGTNDSLYHLIDLYAIQNKHCETFRTAHLGHWRRGSGLHIIDGFSKVKLRSNFHRIVLRGLRLPSSTAGSLLTTEWHDYYTRQMLGHEQFHLALLKYLQEVHSFSVEYDQPNKDLLTIIDNYDVVGSGIFQSLHEKPLNVQILIQSWMYKLGFIFRLTPELNGATQEFTYFSPFTKTTWYSAAAIFVLVLVVLQCLTIFHKELSACAANHYLIDLIGLIAQQGTTQRSTTISLRIVLFAVLVMNFLLYNYYTASIVGELLSSSNQGPMTLDQLVNAPLTIVFNNDSYNRALTKLNTTTIMDGASYADIPTAVRLLKQGGFAFHCEMTEAFREIGDQFDAKEICELRTMEGLYSELRLMSFVLPKKSMYTEQFKLTLMRAKEVGIVRRLLAKYSNDIPTCQGGALVHPVVLKGVTIPFIVLSGGFAASFVLLVLEKITYAMQTIHLM, from the exons ATGTTAAAGGCCGCAAACACAAGAAGCGTATCGATACGCTTCATCGATATTACCGCGGAAAATCGGTACCCCAATGTAACCACGATCTTCACACCTCGTCAGTTCGCCAAGCTGTGTACCGTGCTCGACTTTGCATGCCCGGGAGCATCGAAACTTTTGGGGGAC GTCTCCCGGCATCGCTACATGAACAGCACCATCAGCTGGCTGCTGCTATCACGAAACACAACCCGTGAATTGGCCACACTGTTGCAACGTACGCTTTGGAACGTAAGCGGAATTCAAATGAACTCGGATCTGATTACAGCGGTGGAAACGGCCGAGCAGGAGGTGTTTAATGTGTTCGATATCTATTCGAAAGGGCGCCATCTTTGCAAAGATATCTACCAAACGTTGTTAGGAAAGTGGAGTAATGAAAGTGGCATACGGTTGACGTCGAACGATAGCACGTACCAGATTCGGCGAAACTTTAACTTCCTGCAGCTGCGCGGTGTAACTGTG ATCGATCGAGAAAATGTAACATCCGATCAGGTAGATCGGCTGCTGAGCGAACCCGGTCTCACCAAGGGAATAGtggctttcgtcaagtatcaCTATGcgctgttggtggtgttgcgAGATTTTCACAACTTCAC CATCAAATATCGTCCAACGCGTGGTTGGGCTGGTCGGCTACGGTCGGGGTACCGGCTGGGGTTGCTGGGAGTGGTGCAGCGTCACGAGACGGACGTCGCTGCCACGGGTATCATCATGCGATTGAGCCGTCAGCCGGAACTGGACTCGATCCACTACAGCTGGGCGTTTGA AACTGGTTTCATCTACAAAATCACACCGGACATCGGGAGCAAATCGGAAGGAAACGGTTTCGTTGCTCCATTTTCGCCATCTGTTTGGGTTACCTTTCTGCTGTCGCTCGCACTATCTGTGGTGGTGCTCAAGTGTCTGGCCAAGCTTTCCGAGCGTAGCCCGTTCCAGCACAGCGAACGAACGCGGGCCACGATGGCGTACGTGCTGGACGTGATGTCGTGCGTCGCCCAGCAAGGTGTTCCGAACGTTTCGCGTTTGGTTCCGGCGCGAGTCGccgtgatggtgctgctggtcgCTAATTTGGTGCTGTACAACTACTACACCTCCACGGTCGTCAGTGGGCTGCTGAGCTCGAAGATGATTGGCCCGGAAAGCATCCCGCAAGTGATCGACAGTCCGCTGAAACTGTCCCTCACCGACACGGGCTATCATCGAATTCTGCTCAGG GAACAAACACTACCGTACAGTACACGCATGCACGATCGGAAAGCTTTACCGCCCCGATCGCCAGACGACCTGCCACTGTTTACGGACGTGGAGCATGCGGTGCCGTATCTGAGACGCGGCGGACACGTGCTACACTGTGAGCTGACAGAAGTTTATCCCACAATCGCCAATCAGTTCACCGCCAATGAGATATGCGAGCTAAGAACG GTTGAAGGGTTGTACAAGTACGATATTCGTGTGATGGCGTTCGTGCTGCCAAAACACAGCATGTACAGTGAGCTGTTCAAGATCAC GTTGATGCGAGCACAGGAAACGGGCATCGTAAAGCGGATTTATAGGATCCacaaaatagcaaagccaaTCTGCCAAGGAAGTGCAACGGTCTACTCGGTGGAATTGACGGAGGTTTCTCTAGCGTTTATTATATTGGGAG TCGGCATCGCACTATCGGGGTTAATTTATCTGGTGGAAAAACGGGAAAGC AGAATAATGTTTCAGTTTTTGACAGTTTTTGTATGCTTTTGGACCACCTGCTGGAGTTTTAGTTTGCAAGTGGAAATGCTTAAAGCCATTCTATTGCACAAGCATACGAATCAGGCGTTAGTAGTGGGTTGTAACGTAG ACTTCATGTTGCTTGCAAAGGAGTTGATACTAGATGGTGTTTATGTCCGTTCCGAGCGGCACTTTGAAAGcaatgaaacaatttcaacaaTCTCATCGACTCTTTCAAAATCATCTGAATCGTTTACGATAATAGCTGACATTGACTGTCCTGCGGTTCAAACTTATTTTGAAGag GACTTTTCTGAAGCGCACTTCGATGGATTTCGTACTTGGATATTACTTGCAAACGAGTTTACCTTGCAAGACCTTAGTTTGCAAAAGAAAGCTGCACTTTGCTTGCGGCTCGACTCAGACGTTCTGTGGGTCCAGCAAGGCACAAACGATTCACTGTATCATCTGATAGATCTGTATGCAATCCAGAACAAACATTGTGAAACATTTCGCACGGCTCACCTTGGACATTGGAGACGCGGGTCAGGACTGCATATAATTGATGGCTTTAGCAAAGTGAAGCTGAGATCTAATTTTCATCGAATTGTGCTTCGTGGATTACGTTTG ccTTCTTCTACCGCTGGTAGTTTATTGACAACAGAATGGCACGATTATTACACACGACAAATGCTTGGCCACGAGCAGTTCCACCTTGcgcttttaaaatatttacaggAAGTTCATAGCTTTTC AGTAGAGTATGATCAACCGAATAAAGATCTGTTAACGATCATTGATAACTACGATGTGGTAGGGTCAGGAATATTTCAGAGCTTGCATGAGAAGCCATTAAATGTTCAAATATTGATTCAATCCTGGATGTACAA GTTAGGGTTTATCTTTCGTCTCACACCCGAGCTAAATGGAGCGACACAAGAATTTACATACTTTTCCCCGTTTACTAAAACAACATGGTACAGTGCAGCTGCTATTTTTGTTCTAGTGCTGGTTGTTTTACAGTGCCTGACCATATTCCACAAGGAGCTGTCAGCGTGCGCTGCGAATCACTACTTGATCGACCTGATCGGTTTGATTGCTCAGCAAGGCACAACGCAAAGATCGACAACAATATCACTACGAATagtgctgtttgctgttttggtAATGAATTTCCTACTGTACAACTATTACACGGCCTCCATCGTTGGTGAGTTGCTTAGCAGCTCAAATCAGGGTCCGATGACACTGGATCAGCTAGTAAACGCTCCACTAACGATAGTGTTTAATAATGATTCATACAATCGAGCACTAACGAAG CTGAATACGACTACCATAATGGACGGTGCAAGCTACGCAGATATCCCTACAGCTGTTCGGCTTCTAAAACAGGGtggtttcgcttttcattGCGAGATGACCGAAGCTTTTCGAGAGATTGGTGACCAGTTTGATGCAAAAGAAATTTGCGAACTACGCACG ATGGAAGGGCTTTACAGTGAGCTTCGATTGATGAGTTTCGTGTTACCGAAGAAAAGCATGTACACGGAGCAGTTCAAATTGAC GCTAATGCGGGCAAAGGAAGTTGGCATTGTAAGACGTTTGTTGGCAAAGTACAGCAATGACATCCCAACATGCCAAGGTGGAGCCTTGGTTCATCCAGTTGTTTTAAAAGGAGTTACAATACCTTTCATTGTACTAAGTG GTGGTTTTGCTGCATCCTTCGTTCTACTTGTGCTCGAAAAGATCACTTACGCTATGCAAACAATACACTTAATGTAA
- the LOC118508848 gene encoding methionine aminopeptidase 1D, mitochondrial, whose translation MLKTTPLLKHGLQTWRTSWSRTFFGRRKKYDLGTCNLITELGNVSPERRVPEHIPKPPYYFVRNSPSDGEGPSEIKTSEQIEGMRESCKLAATILNNACSFAKVGVSTDEIDGFVHEETIKANAYPSPLRYLGFPKSVCTSVNNVACHGIPDDRKLLDGDIINIDITVFFNGYHGDCSKTVLIGNVDDRGRYLVECTERCLAEAILCCGPGQPICVIGKSIDKFAKRKKLSVMPAFAGHGIGSYFHGPPNILHFDNDYPGVMVPGMTFTIEPVLSLGTCEAEVLEDMWTAVSMDNARSAQFEHTVLITDEGCEVLTVAS comes from the exons ATGTTGAAAACAACTCCACTGTTAAAACATGGTTTGCAAACTTGGAGAACTTCTTGGAGTCGAACATTTttcgggagaagaaaaaa ATACGACCTTGGAACGTGCAATCTTATCACCGAACTAGGAAATGTTTCTCCGGAAAGACGCGTTCCAGAACACATCCCCAAACCACCTTACTATTTCGTCCGGAATTCTCCCAGCGATGGTGAGGGACCAtcggaaataaaaacatccgAGCAAATCGAAGGAATGAGAGAAAGCTGCAAGCTGGCTGCAACGATACTGAACAATGCCTGCTCTTTTGCAAAG GTTGGCGTTTCCACGGATGAAATCGATGGCTTTGTACACGAGGAAACCATCAAAGCCAATGCATATCCGTCTCCATTGCGGTATTTGGGATTTCCTAAATCTGTATGTACGTCCGTGAACAATGTAGCGTGTCACGGGATTCCGGACGATCGAAAACTACTGGATGGAGATATCATCAACATAGATATCACGGTATTTTTCAACGGTTATCACGGAGACTGTTCGAAGACTGTGCTTATCGGGAATGTGGATGATCGAGGCCGGTATCTGGTAGAATGCACTGAACGATGCCTAGCTGAAGCCATTCTTTGCTGCGGTCCCGGACAACCCATTTGTGTGattggaaaatcgatcgacaaATTCGCTAAACGCAAAAAGCTGAGTGTGATGCCAGCGTTTGCTGGCCATGGAATTGGCAGCTATTTCCATGGACCGCCAAATATCCTTCATTTCG ATAATGATTACCCTGGTGTAATGGTTCCGGGTATGACGTTTACGATTGAGCCGGTCCTTTCATTAGGCACGTGCGAGGCGGAAGTGCTAGAGGATATGTGGACAGCGGTGTCGATGGACAATGCTCGCAGTGCCCAGTTCGAGCATACTGTTCTCATCACTGATGAAGGTTGTGAAGTGCTAACGGTTGCCAGTTGA
- the LOC118508849 gene encoding cilia- and flagella-associated protein 20-like isoform X2, translating to MFRNTFQSGSSILHSIGSKPLQIWDKKVRNGYIKRITDQDIESLVLEIIGTNVNTTYITCPADPKKTLGIKHPFLVMIIKNLKKYFTFEVQVLDDKNVRRRFRASNYQSTTRVEPFICTMPMRLDEGWNQIQFNLSDFTRRAYDTNYVETLRVQIHANCRIRCVYFSDRHYSEDELPAECKLFLPIQKPQSKIIAEEVC from the exons atgtttagaaACACGTTTCAGTCAGGTTCATCGATTCTGCATAGTATAGGCAGCAAACCGCTACAAATTTGGGATAAAAAGGTTCGTAATGGATACATCAAGCGCATCACCGATCAGGACATTGAATCGCTGGTTCTGGAAATCATCGGAACGAACGTTAACACCACGTACATCACCTGTCCGGCCGATCCGAAAAAGACGCTCGGCATTAAACATCCCTTTCTGGTGatgattataaaaaatctGAAGAAATACTTCACCTTCGAGGTGCAG GTGTTGGACGATAAAAATGTGCGGCGTCGGTTTCGGGCCAGTAACTATCAATCGACGACCCGCGTGGAACCATTCATCTGTACCATGCCGATGAGGCTTGACGAAGGCTGGAATCAGATCCAGTTCAATCTGTCGGATTTCACACGACGTGCCTACGACACCAACTACGTAGAAACGCTGCGCGTGCAAATCCATGCCAACTGTCGAATACGATGCGTATACTTCTCCGATCGACACTACTCCGAGGATGAACTTCCGGCGGAATGCAAACTGTTCCTGCCAATTCAAAAGCCGCAGTCGAAGATAATTGCTGAAGAGGTTTGTTAA
- the LOC118508849 gene encoding cilia- and flagella-associated protein 20-like isoform X1 — MFRNTFQSGSSILHSIGSKPLQIWDKKVRNGYIKRITDQDIESLVLEIIGTNVNTTYITCPADPKKTLGIKHPFLVMIIKNLKKYFTFEVQYVSFRSIYFHITCCAISSCLCQQVLDDKNVRRRFRASNYQSTTRVEPFICTMPMRLDEGWNQIQFNLSDFTRRAYDTNYVETLRVQIHANCRIRCVYFSDRHYSEDELPAECKLFLPIQKPQSKIIAEEVC; from the exons atgtttagaaACACGTTTCAGTCAGGTTCATCGATTCTGCATAGTATAGGCAGCAAACCGCTACAAATTTGGGATAAAAAGGTTCGTAATGGATACATCAAGCGCATCACCGATCAGGACATTGAATCGCTGGTTCTGGAAATCATCGGAACGAACGTTAACACCACGTACATCACCTGTCCGGCCGATCCGAAAAAGACGCTCGGCATTAAACATCCCTTTCTGGTGatgattataaaaaatctGAAGAAATACTTCACCTTCGAGGTGCAG TATGTCTCATTTCGCTCGATTTATTTCCACATCACTTGTTGCGCTATATCTTCCTGCTTGTGTCAACAGGTGTTGGACGATAAAAATGTGCGGCGTCGGTTTCGGGCCAGTAACTATCAATCGACGACCCGCGTGGAACCATTCATCTGTACCATGCCGATGAGGCTTGACGAAGGCTGGAATCAGATCCAGTTCAATCTGTCGGATTTCACACGACGTGCCTACGACACCAACTACGTAGAAACGCTGCGCGTGCAAATCCATGCCAACTGTCGAATACGATGCGTATACTTCTCCGATCGACACTACTCCGAGGATGAACTTCCGGCGGAATGCAAACTGTTCCTGCCAATTCAAAAGCCGCAGTCGAAGATAATTGCTGAAGAGGTTTGTTAA